GTATAGCACTTTGTTAATGTACTTATAATTTTTGTGGgtgttcttcctttttcttatgGAGATGGGAATTGTGTTAGTGATGatgttttgcttttcttttgtaatgtatttttgtcatttcattCACGTTTATATTCACaattaatcaatataaaaaatttcatttattttcttgtaCCTATTAGTACtttccaaaaattttaaaattttagaattttgatttaagtgtatTAATGGATGATTTGAGTGTGAAAGTCAATTTCCAATTTTTAGTCTTAATTATGAATAGAATAGGAAAATGTGGATGGCAAGTTTGGAAATAGCATATGTGATAGAGGCAATTAAATATGACATGGCGTTAAGATTTTAAAATAGGAACTTAAATTGGATAGAGAAAATCATGCAGGTTATAATCTAAAAGTAATCTTATTTGGGTCCTAAAATCTAAAAGCCCCTATATTTGTGTTATTTTACATTAGCCTTGCTGCAtcttttaatccaaaaacaacaaaaaatatatatataaaattacaaattaaaagttAATACTATTACCATATCAAATTAGAATGACTTTCGGCACAGCTCTTAGAGGATGAGCCATCTGTAAGGTGAGGCCAAACTTCTCCTCCATGTTCATATTCTCTGGTACAACTCCATCTTCAAGCTTCCAATCAAATGAGTTAATAAGTGAACCCAACATCAAGTGCAGCATGCGCATAGCCAATGGCAGCCCCGGACATATTCTCCTCCCGCCACCAAATGGAATAAGCTCAAAATTCTTGCCTGAAACATCGATTTGATCATCTAATCCCAAAAACCTCTCCGGTGCAAATGAGGTCGGGTTGTCCCAGATGCAAGGGTCTCTGCCTATAGCCCATGCATTGACCAGCACTTGTGCACCCTTTGGGACAATAAACCCCCAAATTTCAACGTCTTTTCCGGCTTTTCGAGGGATTAGAAATGGTACAACCGGATGCAACCGGAAGGTCTCTTTGATTATTGCTTGTAAGTAAGGGAGTCGAGCAATGTCCGATTCCTCAACTGGTTTTCCTTTGCCAATGACTTGATCTAGTTCGTCTTGCGCTTTGGACAGCTTTTCAGGGTTGCGTAGTAGTTCAGCCATTGCCCATTCCAGCGTGGCTGAAGTTGTATCTGTGCCCGCAACAAATAGAGACTATACATATACATTTTGCAGCAATACAACAATTAAATAATGGAATCGTAAATTTTAATGAACATAATGAAATCTGAAAAACCGAAATGATAATCAAAAGAGGTAATCTGAGTTGTTAGAAAGTAGAAAACTGACCAGAAGCAGATGTTCAATCAAAAGCTTGTCCATATCCTCATTGCTCACTTCACTGATGTTCAAGAGAGAATCCAACATATCCTTGCTTGTGACATAATCATTCGATTTTCTCAGTTCTGACCTTTGCGTAATCATTCGATCAAAAAGCGAATCCatcttgagaaaatgtttgatcatGCGCCCTCGAATGCCTTGGGGGTCAAATTTCCTAAGCACAGGAAAATAGTCCCCCAAGTTTGGCTTCCCTGACTCTTCCATCAAACCCCACACAATCTCCTTGAATTCTCTTCCCACCTCACTGCTCGGGTCAGCTAAATCAACCGAGAAAACAGTACGCGACAGCAGATTGAGTGTCGTCTTAAAAGCAGCCCTCCCAATTTCTACTGCCTTACCTTTCACAACGCTTTCATTGACATCGGCAATGAGCTCCTGCACTTTCAGGTGGCGGTTGGCTTGGTTGGCGTCTAGGACTTTCGTTGCAAACAATTGGTTGTTGCATATTTTACGGAGGTTTCTCCATTTGTCTGATGCGGGTATCCAGGGCAAGCTGTCCTGGCGGAGGTCGCAAGCTTGGATTGCGTCGGGGATGGTTCGGTTGCACAAGAACTGGTCGTGGGTTCGGAGGACCTCTTTTGCCACTGTTGATGAAGAAACTACAACAGTGGTTATTTGTCCGAGTTGCAAAGAAACAATGGGGCCGTAGCGTTTTGAAAGgttagtgagagagagatggggttgGTTGCCAAGCTCCAAGAGATTGCCAATGATGGGAAATGGCTTTGGTCCAGGTGGAAGCAGAAGCCTTTGGGGATTGGATCTGAGAGCTTGAACTGAGAaatacaagagagagagaagacatgGGATTATCAAGCAATAACTCAAGAAATCCATCTATGATCACACCAGTTAACACAGAACTTGAATTTACAACCTTCTCTCTTTCTAGATGAAACTTTGAGAGGGAGGCAACCAGTCCAAGCGTGAGTGAGAACACGTATTCTACTCGTACTCGTGTCTTATAAATTACTTTCCGTATCGGAAAAGATaatgagaaaatgaaattgtCGAAATCGGTCAAATATCAGCCGCCcttgtaattattttttattttatcacacTGGTTAAGAGATCCAGATCCGTTGCACGCGGTCCCTTATGCTTTGTTTAtgtatgtattttattttaaaaatataaattggtGTTATAAACTTTGTATTTGTAAATCATATTACGTGATTgttgttaattattttattagttaagcgtgcttattttttattagtgacataTCACATAATTTACAAATGTCATCTAAAAAGTAGATTTTCCCTAACATTACTtgtttgaaatacatatattgTAGCTGTAAAGGCTTCACCTAAGGGCTAGTCttgtattgttgtgctttgaaaaaaaaaactgattctgcatTACTGTGTGAATAAGCAGcagtgaaataaagcagcagagtgtttgctaaatttttttgtaaaagtaattttggaaaaaaaacagtattatagtgtttggtaaacttttacgTAAAACAGTTATGATTGtatgaaatgaacaaaaaggatataatactagatgtgtcattaatttaattttcttaacaaataaagatGAATTATTAAagatactttatttttaaaataaaaatatttataaactttatcttaaatattaattagtatgacaaactacttcaattgaaatattttagactgaaatattttttattctattttcttCTCCAAAGTTCGGTTCTCCTCTTTGCAAAACTTgtcttttctttcctcttccGCCGCCCATTCCCTCTCTCATCcttttctctctgtctctcactCCCATCTAGAATTCTAGAGTCATCCTTTttgcctaattttttttttcatataattttctcCACTCTGAGGACCACATCGTCCAGAAGTTCCTTCTCATCTACGTCAAGATCGACTTTCCGATTTCTAAGACTGAGAtttctaccttttttttttcctaattataTAACTTCCACTACCACTAGTTTCCCAATTTCATCTCCTCTGCCATCCACTACTTTCCCCATTACTTTTCGATCCACCTTCCTCTTAGAGTTGCAGAAGGAGCTTGCTATGAAGATCTGTTGTGTGAAATTGTGCATCTTGAATTGAGCACTTGATGGTTTTTGAGAGctgggttttggatttgtttcTTTGGTCTGCGATGCGACGGCGAGTTGGAAAATACTCTAATGGGATTTCAATTTAGAAATTTGAAATCCGGCGAAATAAGAATATCAACGATGAAGATTCGATCTTCAACCCAGCAAGAAGGAGAAATAGAGGAGGGTATTTTTTAGATTGTGAAAGTTTCATTATATTATACTATTCACCGGCCTCCTTGAAAAAAACAGTTGGCTTTGAGAAGCAGCAAAGCAGCATTTTGCTGCTTCTACTTTTTGCCacttttcaatttaaaatgacCCGTGACTTTGAAAATAAACAGAGTTATCAAACACAAGTTTTACTCCAACTTTTTTTCATCccttcttttaaaataatttaagcaGTACCAAATCTTACCGAACACCTATACATAAACCACATAAATCAACATTATTTGTTAACTTGAGTAAGAAGAGCAACCAAAAGAATATGTTAATACTGATACTTTGAAATGAAACATAATCGCTAAGTGAGATC
This Pyrus communis chromosome 6, drPyrComm1.1, whole genome shotgun sequence DNA region includes the following protein-coding sequences:
- the LOC137737231 gene encoding geraniol 8-hydroxylase-like, which produces MDFLSYCLIIPCLLSLLYFSVQALRSNPQRLLLPPGPKPFPIIGNLLELGNQPHLSLTNLSKRYGPIVSLQLGQITTVVVSSSTVAKEVLRTHDQFLCNRTIPDAIQACDLRQDSLPWIPASDKWRNLRKICNNQLFATKVLDANQANRHLKVQELIADVNESVVKGKAVEIGRAAFKTTLNLLSRTVFSVDLADPSSEVGREFKEIVWGLMEESGKPNLGDYFPVLRKFDPQGIRGRMIKHFLKMDSLFDRMITQRSELRKSNDYVTSKDMLDSLLNISEVSNEDMDKLLIEHLLLSLFVAGTDTTSATLEWAMAELLRNPEKLSKAQDELDQVIGKGKPVEESDIARLPYLQAIIKETFRLHPVVPFLIPRKAGKDVEIWGFIVPKGAQVLVNAWAIGRDPCIWDNPTSFAPERFLGLDDQIDVSGKNFELIPFGGGRRICPGLPLAMRMLHLMLGSLINSFDWKLEDGVVPENMNMEEKFGLTLQMAHPLRAVPKVILI